The genomic window TCCGGCCGACCTCGCTTGGCCGGATGGCTGCGGTGATCAGGACGATCAGCGCGAAAATGATCGAAATGCAGATGCCGGGCACGATGCCCGCGACAAACAGATCGCCGATCGAGGTTTCGGTCATCAGGCCGTAGAAGACCATGATGATGCTGGGCGGAATAAGGATGCCGAGCGTGCCAGAGGCCGACATCACGCCGGTTCCCAGCCGCATGCCATAGCCGTAGCGCTTCATCTCCGGAATAACGATGCCGCCCATGGTCCTTGCGGTGGCAGCACTGGAGCCGCTGACGGCCCCGAAACCCGCGCAAGCGAAGACCGACGCAATGGCAAGGCCTCCCGGCAGCCAGTTCAACCAGAGTGACGCACTACGGTACAGGCTGCGCGCGATGCCGGTGTGATGGATGAGGTTGCCCATCAGGATATAGAAGGGCAGAGACAGCAGCAGGAAGCTCGTGCCTTCGGACCAGTAGACCAGCGTCATTTGGGCCAGGGCGCTATTCAACGTTCCCACAAAATAGAGGCCGGCCAGGCCAATGCTGATCATGGCCAGCCCGATCGGGATACCCAAGGCGATCAGCGCAAGCAGGACCCCGAAACTGAGGATCACCGGGATCATTCGATTATCTCCTCGTGCTCGGAACTGTCCGCGTCGGCCACATGGCCCGTGACGAGACCCCAGAGACCGACCAATCCGGTCATAATGGCGGACACGCCCAGTGCGAAGCGGAACCAGACGTGCGGAAGGTCCAGCTCAGGCGAGTTTTCGTTAAAGAGAATCATCATCTTGCCGTCTTTCCAGCACTGGAAGGCCAGGGCTGCGCTCACAAGAACCACAAGCAGCCAGACCACGCGCTCGATGCGCGATTTCGCTTTCTCCGACACGTTGGCCCGGACAAATTCCGCCCGGATGTGAACCCCGGCCAGCCAGGCTGCGGGTGCGGAGAGGGCAAGCGCGAGGAAGAGCATCAGCGAGGCGAATTCCTGCGACCAGGTCCAGGGAGAATTGAATACGTAGCGGCGTACGACGTCGATCGAGATGATGATGAGGATCGCGGGGTAGCAGACATAGGCTGCAACGCCGAACATCAGTGAAGAAGCTCTTACGAGCAGATAGCGTACCATGATGTTGTCCGGTGTATGAGTGGTGCGGGCAGAGCCGGCCGTTGGCCGACCCCGCCCGTTCTCTTGTCAGTGGAAGGCGCCGGTGACCGGCTGCTCCTCGTCCAGGGCGAGGATGTCCTCGTCGCTCATCGCGCCGTATTTTTCCGTGAGTTGCTCAAGCTGCGCCAGGGTCTCCTCGGCCGTCGGATCTTGCATCGAGGCGTTTTTCTCGATGAAGGCCGCGTATATCGGGGCCAGGAGTTCATCGATCCTGGCGAGGTCCGCTTCCGAAGGCTCGATGATCTCGACGCCTTCCTCGTTCATGCCGGCCAGCGCATCTTCGGTCAGCTTGGTGTACATTTTGGCATAGTTCATCGCGGCGTGACGGCCGGCGACGGCGACCACTTCCTGCAGATCTTCCGGCATGGAGTCGTACAGCGCCTTGTTGAACCCGGTCGGGATGGCGACACGGCCAATGCCGATCCGGTAATTGTACTTCCCGATCTCATCCAGATTGTAGGCCCCGAGATCCGCAGTGCTGAGGAGCACTGCATCCAGAACGCCTTGCTGGAAGGCGGAATAGGTGTCGGTGATGGTCATGGTGACTGGCACGGCGCCCAGACGCTCGACGATCTCGGACATGGTGCCGCCGGCGGCACGGATTTTCATGCCCTTCAGGTCATCGACGCTCGAGATCGGTTTGCGCGACAGGATGTCGTAGGATGGCGTGACCGCATAGAAACCGAGATAGACGCCAACCCGCTCGTACTCATCCATGTAGTAGTCCGGGTACATCTCATTGACGACGCGGGTCGCGGCAATGTCGCTGTCCGGCAGGGCGTGCGGCAGTTCGTTCGCATGGATCAGGTTGAAGCTCGACGCCATATAGATCGGGTAGGCCGCTGTCGCGTCCGTGACGCCGCTGATCAGCGCCTTGAAGCCGTCGCCGACCGGGTGCAGTACACCGCCCGGATAGGTTTCGGCCTCGATACGACCATTGCTGAGCTCTTCGAGCTCGTCGGCATAGGCCTGAAAGACCTCCTGCCAGGCAGGAGACGTCTCGGGTTGGTTATAGGAAACCTTTACCTCGAACTCCTGCGCGACGCTCGTTCCAGCGGACAGCGCAAGTGCGAGCGCGGCCCCGACTACGATTTTCTTGATAAACATTCTTTCCTCCCTCCTTGCTCCATTTCAATTGAAGCCGATCCTCCAAGGATTGCCGAGCGTCTCATACAAACGACCGTTTGTAAACACGGTATTTTTCTTGGACCTGCCGGTTTGGGTTTCGATGAGGAGTTGCAAAACCAACGAATGTTTGTTTTACTCCGCAACATGCATCACATGAGCTGGGAGGAGATCATGATGTGTTTGTTGAGGAGTTGTGCCATAGCGCTCATCGCTACCCTAGCAGTTGGAGAGGCGGCGGCGCAGGAGAATTACACCCTGCGTCTGTCCACATATAAACCCAGCAATTCAAAGGCATGGACGGAAGTCTACGTCCCATATGCGGAGCGTATCGCCGAACTCAGCGATGGCCGCATCACGATCGAGGCTTTTCCGGACGGCACGCTGCACAGCGCGCCCGACGGTTTCAAGGCGATCGCCGGGGACATTACAGACGTCACGCCCGCTTTCCCCGTCTACATGTCTTCAAGCTTCGACCTCGTGAAGGCGACCGAGCTTCCACTGGCCTATCCGAATGTCTACGTCGCGACCCGTGTGATCAACGAATTGTACCCCGAATACTTCCGGGACGAGTTCGAGCGGCTGGGTACCGACCTTGCCTTCACCAGCGTCACCTCGCCCTACGACATCATCACCAAGGTGCCGGTCAATTCGGTTGAAGATCTGAAGGGCCTGAAAATCCGCTCCGCCGGCGGGCTGATCAGCACCATGCTCGAGCTTCTGGGCGCGGTGCCCGTCAACATCTCGATCGGAGACACCTACGCCGCTTTCCAGCAGGGCGTCGTCGACGGGGTGATCCTCAGCACCGCGGCCATGGCGGATTATCGTCTGTACGATGTCGCAAAATATAACTACCGGCTCAACGGCGCGCTGATCTGGATTCCGAATGCGATGAACCCGGACTTCTATGACCCGTTGCC from Martelella sp. NC20 includes these protein-coding regions:
- a CDS encoding TRAP transporter small permease yields the protein MVRYLLVRASSLMFGVAAYVCYPAILIIISIDVVRRYVFNSPWTWSQEFASLMLFLALALSAPAAWLAGVHIRAEFVRANVSEKAKSRIERVVWLLVVLVSAALAFQCWKDGKMMILFNENSPELDLPHVWFRFALGVSAIMTGLVGLWGLVTGHVADADSSEHEEIIE
- a CDS encoding TRAP transporter substrate-binding protein yields the protein MFIKKIVVGAALALALSAGTSVAQEFEVKVSYNQPETSPAWQEVFQAYADELEELSNGRIEAETYPGGVLHPVGDGFKALISGVTDATAAYPIYMASSFNLIHANELPHALPDSDIAATRVVNEMYPDYYMDEYERVGVYLGFYAVTPSYDILSRKPISSVDDLKGMKIRAAGGTMSEIVERLGAVPVTMTITDTYSAFQQGVLDAVLLSTADLGAYNLDEIGKYNYRIGIGRVAIPTGFNKALYDSMPEDLQEVVAVAGRHAAMNYAKMYTKLTEDALAGMNEEGVEIIEPSEADLARIDELLAPIYAAFIEKNASMQDPTAEETLAQLEQLTEKYGAMSDEDILALDEEQPVTGAFH
- a CDS encoding TRAP transporter substrate-binding protein; translation: MGFDEELQNQRMFVLLRNMHHMSWEEIMMCLLRSCAIALIATLAVGEAAAQENYTLRLSTYKPSNSKAWTEVYVPYAERIAELSDGRITIEAFPDGTLHSAPDGFKAIAGDITDVTPAFPVYMSSSFDLVKATELPLAYPNVYVATRVINELYPEYFRDEFERLGTDLAFTSVTSPYDIITKVPVNSVEDLKGLKIRSAGGLISTMLELLGAVPVNISIGDTYAAFQQGVVDGVILSTAAMADYRLYDVAKYNYRLNGALIWIPNAMNPDFYDPLPDDLKEVLAVAGREAAMNNAIHYDNLTKDALALMDEAGVTTVEPSPEDMAEIEKRLAPIWDDFVANSANPERAQELVDQIRALSDKYAAMTPEEIIALDEAEPV